A stretch of Opisthocomus hoazin isolate bOpiHoa1 chromosome 34, bOpiHoa1.hap1, whole genome shotgun sequence DNA encodes these proteins:
- the LOC142365257 gene encoding LOW QUALITY PROTEIN: MAP kinase-interacting serine/threonine-protein kinase 2-like (The sequence of the model RefSeq protein was modified relative to this genomic sequence to represent the inferred CDS: inserted 1 base in 1 codon) gives MLAGICDYEGGSIVVEQNPFELAFDLEPVFECPGPRDVGPLHSLEGVEGLPQGWRCWGERRVAGGDSGQWLCSGADVPLSQPIDIPSTKKRNKKQHCRATDSFSGRFEDVYWLCDEVLGEGAQGRVQSCVNLVTNKEYAVKIIEKRQGDVCSGVLREVAMLNLCQGHRNILQLIEFFEEEERFYLVLEKMRGGSILTHIQQRSRLNELEASTVVRDIASALHFLHSRGIAHRDLKPGNILCERLDQVSPVKICDFGLASGIKLKGNCSPISTPELLSPCGTPEYMAPEVVETLYGYEEMPTYDKRCDLWSLGVVLYFMLSGYPPFVGRCGSDCDWDSGKSCYTCEEMLLESIQEGKYEFPDKDWAHISSGAKDLISRLLVTDAKKRLSAAQVLEHPWVQGCALDNTLLTPIILQRKSSAKELTSFAAEAVAVSRQLTWCDKDEEEEAEEEARPVTISATSWAMQLXPPPESKLVVKQRQKCNLVKAVAAGQHLVAPVVVVADQA, from the exons ATGTTGGCCGGCATCTGTGATTACGAGGGAGGAAGCATTGTCGTC gaacaaaaccccttcgagctggcgtttgacctggagcccgtcttcgagtgccctggacctcgggatgtcggccctctgcattccctcgaaggcgttgaggggctgccccaggggtggcgatgctggggggagcgcagggtggctgggggtgactcaggccagtggctttgctccggcgcagatgtgcctttgagtcagcccatcgacatccccagcaccaagaaaaggaacaagaagcagcactgcagagccaccgacagcttctccggcaggttcgaag atgtttactggctgtgcgacgaggtgctgggagaaggggcccaaggcagagtccagtcctgcgttaacctcgtcaccaacaaggagtacgcagtgaag atcatcgagaagcgccagggcgacgtctgcagcggggtcttacgggaggtggcgatgctgaatctgtgccagggacacag gaacatcctgcagctgattgagttcttcgaggaggaggagaggttttacctggtgcttgagaagatgaggggag gctccatcctgacccacatccaacagagaagccgcttgaacgagctggaggccagcacggtggtgcgggacatcgccagcgccctgcactttttgcacagcagag gaattgctcacagggatctaaaaccgggaaatattctgtgcgagcgcctggaccag gtctccccggtgaagatctgtgacttcggcctggcaagtggcatcaaactgaaggggaattgctcccccatttccaccccggagctgctctcgccg tgcggcacccccgagtacatggccccggaggtggtggaaacttTATACGGTTACGAGGAGATgcccacctacgacaagcgctgcgacctgtggagcctgggcgtcgtcctgtacttcatgctgagcgggtacccccccttcgtgggccgctgcggctccgactgcgactgggacagcggcaagtcgtgctacacctgcgag gagatgctcttggagagcatccaggaagggaagtacgagtttcccgacaaggactgggcgcacatctcctctggggccaaagatctcatttccaggctgctggtgacagatgccaagaagcggctcagtgcggcccaggtcctggagcacccctgggtgcagggg tgtgccctggataacaccctgctgacccccatcatcttgcagag gaagagcagtgccaaagagctcacctccttcgccgcagaggccgtcgccgtcagccgccagctgacatggtgtgacaaggatgaggaagaggaggcggaggaggaagcacggcccgtcaccatcagtgctacctcatgggccatgcagc taccccctcctgagtccaagctggtggtcaagcagcggcagaagtgcaacctggtcaaggcggtggctgctgggcagcacctggtagcccccgtggtcgtggtggctgaccaagcgtga